From one Sparus aurata chromosome 16, fSpaAur1.1, whole genome shotgun sequence genomic stretch:
- the olig4 gene encoding oligodendrocyte transcription factor 4 — protein sequence MDSDSGSTGSRASSPDLIVDDSAGSFFSNKMFQTYCREDGADIEAGQTRAECRSLGGKTSTRSEINKEEGQDLRLKVNSRERKRMHDLNQAMDGLREVMPYAQGPSVRKLSKISTLLLARNYILMLSSSLEEMKKLVGDVYGGSAGIASRTAARPAITPVAPTAHLSLHPLAQSLHSLVGSTPSALQHHSSSTAATPAPHSPPSASFLGFHAPVQGLLKDPLHLSSSYMHFPGMPCPCSLCQPLPTTTSTLHSLSMSK from the coding sequence ATGGATTCTGACTCTGGCTCCACCGGAAGCCGCGCTTCATCCCCAGACCTGATTGTGGATGACTCCGCTGGGAGCTTCTTCTCCAACAAGATGTTCCAGACATACTGCCGAGAAGACGGAGCCGATATCGAGGCCGGCCAGACCAGGGCGGAGTGCCGCAGCTTGGGCGGTAAGACCAGCACCAGGTCTGAGATCAACAAGGAAGAGGGGCAAGACCTGAGACTGAAAGTCAACAGCCGGGAGAGGAAAAGGATGCATGATCTGAACCAGGCGATGGATGGCCTGAGAGAAGTCATGCCCTACGCTCAGGGGCCTTCAGTCCGCAAGCTGTCCAAGATCTCCACCCTGCTGCTGGCTCGCAACTACATCCTGATGCTGTCCAGCTCCttggaggagatgaagaagcTGGTTGGGGATGTTTACGGAGGAAGCGCTGGCATCGCGAGCCGCACCGCTGCCCGCCCAGCTATCACCCCTGTGGCCCCCACAGCCCACCTCTCTCTGCATCCCCTTGCCCAGTCTCTGCACTCTCTGGTGGGCAGCACGCCTTCAGCTCTGCAGCATCACTCCAGTTCTACAGCCGCAACCCCGGCCCCACACTCGCCTCCATCTGCCAGCTTCTTGGGTTTTCATGCCCCGGTCCAGGGCCTTCTTAAGGACCCGCTCCACCTGAGCAGCTCCTACATGCACTTTCCCGGCATGCCCTGCCCTTGCTCACTCTGCCAGCCTTTGCCAACCACTACCTCTACATTACACAGCCTGTCCATGAGCAAGTGA